From Arachis stenosperma cultivar V10309 chromosome 2, arast.V10309.gnm1.PFL2, whole genome shotgun sequence, one genomic window encodes:
- the LOC130962721 gene encoding uncharacterized protein LOC130962721, whose translation MARNFDDMFNEALYGKRRRQDNTLIDNWFDECLLEDSEEEDIDRSSIPITRRWINRDREARHDRIFQDYFADEPVYNADIFRQRFRMRRHVFLRIVDALSNVYPYFQQKIDATGRRGLSPLQKCTAAIRMLAYGVAAEAVDDYVRIGESTTIECLKKFVEGVISVFEDEYLRKPNPNDVQRLLQMEEGRGFPGMLGSIDCMRWQWKNCPKAWKGMYMSGYRGVATIVLEVVASSDLWIWHAFFGVSGSNNDINVLDRSPMFNDILNDCASEVNYTINGNNYTMEYYLADGIYLEWATFVKSILKPQGEKRKLFAQYQEGQRKDVERAFGVLQARFAIIRGPARFWEKKKLANIMRVCIILHNMIIEDERDTYAGNFAQGLEYDDVENGLSQPQLGEEDFAPYHQFLQRIAQLRNRQQHRQLKEDLIEHIWQFHNTSRQL comes from the coding sequence ATGGCTAGAAATTTTGATGATATGTTTAATGAGGCTTTGTATGGCAAAAGAAGACGGCAAGATAACACACTCATAGATAATTGGTTCGATGAGTGTTTACTCGAAGattcagaagaagaagatatcgATAGAAGCTCTATCCCAATTACTCGTAGATGGATCAACAGAGATCGAGAAGCAAGACATGATCGCATTTTCCAAGATTACTTTGCAGATGAACCGGTGTATAATGCTGACATTTTCCGACAGAGATTTCGAATGAGAAGACATGTATTTCTTCGGATAGTAGACGCTCTCTCAAACGTCTATCCGTATTTCCAACAGAAGATTGAtgcaactggaagaagaggctTGTCGCCACTCCAGAAATGTACCGCTGCGATACGGATGTTAGCATATGGCGTAGCAGCTGAAGCTGTTGATGATTATGTGCGCATAGGCGAGAGCACTACAATTGAATGCTTGAAAAAATTTGTTGAAGGTGTCATTTCGGTATTCGAGGATGAATACTTGCGAAAACCCAATCCAAATGACGTACAACGCCTGCTACAAATGGAGGAGGGTCGTGGCTTCCCTGGCATGTTGGGTAGCATTGACTGCATGCGTTGGCAATGGAAAAATTGTCCGAAGGCGTGGAAAGGTATGTACATGAGTGGTTATCGTGGGGTTGCAACCATAGTACTTGAGGTTGTAGCATCTTCAGACCTTTGGATATGGCATGCGTTCTTTGGAGTTTCTGGTTCAAATAACGATATCAACGTGTTAGATCGTTCTCCAATGTTCAATGATATTCTAAATGACTGTGCTTCGGAGGTAAATTATACTATTAATGGTAATAATTATACTATGGAATACTATTTAGCAGATGGTATTTATCTTGAATGGGCCACATTTgtcaaatcaattttaaaacCACAAGGGGAGAAACGCAAGTTATTTGCACAATACCAAGAAGGGCAAAGAAAAGATGTGGAGCGAGCATTCGGAGTGTTGCAAGCACGCTTTGCAATTATACGTGGTCCAGCTCGTTTTTGggaaaagaagaagcttgccaACATAATGAGAGTTTGTATTATATTGCATAATATGATTATTGAGGATGAAAGAGACACTTATGCAGGAAATTTTGCTCAAGGCTTAGAGTATGATGATGTCGAAAATGGCTTATCACAACCTCAACTGGGAGAAGAAGATTTTGCACCATACCATCAATTTCTTCAAAGAATTGCCCAACTTCGAAATAGGCAGCAGCATAGACAATTAAAAGAGGACTTGATTGAACACATATGGCAATTTCACAATACTTCTCGTCAACTATAG
- the LOC130962722 gene encoding protein FAR1-RELATED SEQUENCE 5-like, producing the protein MYVMLDREKKSWIVSRSELRHSHPCLAKKVVHSHEYRDLTMHAKCVITDNDEAGIRPNKTYLALANEVGRSSNLSFLEKNVRNYITRTLRCADDNADFKEMMNYFVRIKEINPNFFYAIDVDDANMFRSALWVDARCRASYEYYEDVVSFDTTYRRNRYGELNAKMNHIVHNSPSADSFKVDWAEFIKEFDLGQNRWLTDLYANRRKWVPIFFKSEFWARMRSTQRSESMHAFYGGFLLCKSGLVQFVHEYDNVFKNKE; encoded by the exons ATGTATGTCATGCTGGACAGGGAGAAGAAAAGTTGGATTGTGTCTAGATCAGAATTGAGGCATTCTCACCCCTGTTTGGCTAAGAAAGTGGTCCACTCTCATGAGTACAGGGATTTGACAATGCATGCTAAGTGTGTCATTACGGATAATGACGAGGCTGGCATAAGACCCAACAAGACGTATCTAGCACTGGCAAACGAGGTTGGCAGGTCTTCAAACCTGAGTTTTTTAGAAAAGAATGTCAGAAATTACATCACAAGAACACTCCGATGTGCTGATGACAATGCGGACTTTAAGGAGATGATGAATTATTTTGTTCGAATAAAAGAGATCAATCCCAACTTTTTTTATGCAATAGATGTTGATGATGCTAATATGTTCAGGAGCGCACTCTGGGTAGATGCAAGGTGCAGGGCTTCATATGAATATTACGAAGATGTGGTGTCGTTCGACACCACTTACAGAAGAAACAG GTACGGAGAATTGAATGCTAAGATGAATCACATTGTGCATAATTCTCCTTCTGCTGACTCTTTTAAAGTTGATTGGGCTGAATTCATCAAAGAATTCGACCTAGGTCAGAACAGATGGTTAACAG ACCTTTATGCCAATCGACGAAAATGGGTTCCAATATTCTTCAAGAGTGAATTTTGGGCCCGTATGAGGAGTACACAGCGGAGTGAAAGTATGCACGCATTTTACGGGGGGTTTTTGCTTTGCAAGAGTGGCTTGGTTCAGTTCGTCCATGAATACGACAATGTGTTTAAAAACAAGGAGTAG